TGAGAGATGCGAGTTATTCTAAATAGCATAAAGGTAATGAGATATAAAAAGTTGTTCCGTCTTGAGGTCTTGTTTTGAACCAAATAAAGCCGTTATGCGCTTCTATTATTTTTTTTGCCAGAAAAAGCCCTGTTCCTGCACCAATTTTTCTTTCTATTGCCAGTGCCATTTCATAACGTTTGAATATTTTATCTTGCATTTCTTTAGAAATAGCTTTTCCTCCATTATGAACAGAAGTTATAACATAATTGTTTTTTTCATAATATTTAATTTCTACAGGTTCACCTGAGGGGCTATGGTCAATAGCATTTTCAATAACTGTAAAAAAGGCTTTCATTATTTCTGTTTTATCAAGGCTGACAAATAAAGAATCTTTTATTTTATGGAGTTGGATTTTAACAGATTTTGAACTGGCATAATCTGTTAATGTTTTGATATTTTCTTCCAAAATTTTTGATATTTCGTATGTTTCAAAATCGAGTTTTTGTTTTCCTGCTTCATAGTTATAAATATCAACTGATTTGTTTAGCATAATTGAAATATTGTTATTATTATCAATAATTTCTTTTATAATTTCTTTGTTTTTCTCGTTAGCTGTCTTTATAATGGCTTCAAGTGCTAATTTTTCCCCGATAAGCGGCACATTAATATCATGTGCAAGCATTAAAACAAAAGTATTACGCATTTCTTCGGTTTCAATAAATTTTGATATTTCCCAAATAACAGATACGACAGAATCGCTGATTGTTTTTATCAGATTTATTTCATATTTTGACCATGTTCTTATTTCTTCCGCGCAAAGTACAATAAACCCGAATACTTTTATGTCTTTATTGTATTTAACAAGCGGAACTGCTAATAATGCTTTTATTTTATATTTTTCAAAAAAGTCGGAAATATATTCGGGATAACATTCTTGAATATCGTTTATAATAAAAGTTTCAAGATTATGAATAAGATTTAAAAATTGATTTGTGCAGACTCTCGGAAATACAAGATTATTTACTGATAAATCTGCTCTATCTATTACATATTCATATTTTATGTTTAATTCATCAGGATTTATAGTCGAAGACTCAAGAAACAAAGCCCTGTTTAATCCAAATATCTCGGTAATTTTCTTTAAAAGCTTATTATATGCTTGCTTTAAATTCGTTGTTAGTTTTATTTCCGAAATTATTTCTTTTAAAATTCTTTCTTTTTCTGCTGTTTCTTTTTCTTTTTCGTAGAGTTTCGCTTGATAAATACCTATTTCTGTTTGTTTAACAAGGGTTTTTATTAAATCATATTCTTCTTCTGATATAGGATTTGTTTTATTAAAATGAAGAACAAACGCACCTATAACTTCATTTTCACTTATTAATGATATAGCGATAACACTTTTAATATTAAATTCCAGTATATGTTTTTCGACAGTTGTTCCGAATTTATTATTTTCTTTCAGATATTTTTGGGTATCCGGAATGTAAAATCCTTTTTTTTCTATTATATTTAAAGATATCCATTCCAGATCAGAGGATTTGAATAAGCGATTACTGATACTTTTTTCTTCAGGTGATTGAAGATATTCTCCATAATTATAGACATAGCCTTCGAGTTTACCGGTCTCTAATTCATAAATAAAACATCTGCCCGCATCAAAAGTTCTTCCGATTTCAGTAACGCAATTGTGTATTATTTCTTTCCTGTCAAGTGTGCTTCGTATTATTTCAATGATTTTTCTTGATAAAACTTCTCTTTTTGCTGTTTGTTTTTCTTTTTCATAGGTGTAAGCTTGATTTAAAGCTATGCCGAGCTGGTTTGAAATTGTTCTGAAAAAATTCAGCTTTTCACTGCTTAAAGTTTGGGGGGCTTTTGTATAATGCAAAGCAATAACACCTATAATTTTATTGGCAAAATATATTTTCATTGTCAGAGTGGATTTTACGTTATATTCCCGAACATGTTCATAAGCGGGAGTGCCTTGAAGATTATGCTCTTTTATATACTCATTGATATCTGTGAGCAGCAAATCTTCTTTAAGCGCCTCAGAAAGCCAATATTTTTCTTTTTGTTTATCAAAGCTTATGATGCTTTTTACATCAGAAGATGAAAGGTATTCTGTGGTGTTATGAATTTTTTTATTTTCATCTAATTCAAAAATAAAGCATCTGTCAGCATTAAAAAGTTTTCCTATTTCCGTAACAAAGATTTTTTGTATTTCATTAACATCAATAGTTGTTCTAATGGTTTCTATTATTTTTCTTAAAAGTTTTTCTCTTTCTGCTGTTTCTTTTTCTTTTTCGTATAGTTCTGCCTGATTAATTGCTATTGCTGCTTGATCAGCGATACTTTTTAAAAAAATAAGATCCTCTTCAGAAAGAACGACTTGTTTCTTTATGTAATGCAATACAAAAGTAGCAGCAAACCTTCCCTCAATAATAATTGGAACCCCGTAACCGGATTTAACATCGATTAGGTGTAGCTGCTCTGAAACGCCCTGTTCTGCCATTAACTCGCTTATGTCTTTAACAGTTACAATCTTTCCTTCTTTATGCGCAGGTTTTATCCAATTATCAAAGCGTTTGTCAAAAGTATAGCCTATTATACTTTTTACTTCCGGTGATGATAAATATTCTGTATCGGTTGTCAAAAATTCGTCTTTTTCAGCATCAAAAAATCTCATAAAGCATCTGTCCGCATCAAACATCTTTCCTGTTTGAGTTACAATATTTTTTTTAATTTGTTCTATATCAAGAGAGCTTCTAATAATTTCAAGAGTTTTTCTTAAAAGATTTTCTCTTTCGACTGCCTGTTTTTCTTTTTCATAAAGTATTGATTGATAAATTGCTATTCCGACAGCAGAAGCAACATTTTTTATAAAAGTTATATCAGTTTCATTGAGTTTAACGGCTTTTTTTCCGTACATAATGATAATAGCTGCCATTAGCTTGTCTGAGTGAAAAATCGGGAAACCGTAAAACGATTTAATGTTAAACATTTCAAAAACTTCTGTTACAGGTTTAAGGGCATCTTTGTCCAAAGTGAGAAAAGCTTCTTTATCAGGAATAACAAAATCTTTGTTTGATTCAAATGCATTTTTAAAATATTTTAAAAATGCTGTTTTTTCTGTTATTAAGCCTATTATGCTTTTATCCTGAGTAGAGGATAGATATTCGCTGTGTTCATCAATCGGTAAAAATTCATTTTTTTTCTGATCAATTAATCTTATATGACACCTGTCAGCATTAAAAAGTTTGCCAATTTCATTGGCGATACTGTTTTTGACCTGATTAATATCAATATTCCCTCTGATTGTTCGAATTATTGTTCTTAATAAAGCCTCTTTTTGTGCTGTTTCCTCGATTTGTTTAATTGCCTTGCTTTGTTTAAGAGCAATATAAATTTGTTCAACAAAAGTTCGAATAAACTCAATTTCTTTGCTTGAATAAAGTTTTGTCTTTTTAAAATCGACAACAAACAGCATTTTAATTTTATTTTCTTCAAAAAATGCATATCCAACTCCTGATTTCCAGTGGAAATCTATGCAAAATTTTTCAAGTTTAGTACCGTAAAGATTATTTTCTTTCAAGTATTTATGGCTATTGCCGACAAATAAGATGGTTTCATTTTTATTTAAATACAGGTCAATTAATATTTTTGTCCAGTATTCAAAGTCATAGTCTTTTTCAAGATCTACGCCTATCATACTTTTTTTTTCTTTTGCGGATAAATATTCGGAAAATTCGTCTATAAGCAGCGGTTTTTGGTTTTCATCGTATTCAAGAATAAAGCATCTGTCCAGATTCATAACTTCTGATAAGCCGTATACAGAAGATTTTTTTATTTCATTTATATCAATATTATTTCTAACATTGGCGATTAGTTGCCAAAGAAGTTTTTCTCTTTTAATCTGATTAATATTTTCTTTTGTCATGAATACGCCCCGGTTTGAAAAAATTTCAAATCGAATTTGTATGCAATGTTTTTGCAATAAGCCGGTAACAAAAAATTAAACCCGTAATATTGAGGGAAGATTTTAGCTGTTAAGTAGTTATTGCACTTATTTTGCACATAAATATATTTTTATGGAAAAATACATATTTTGCTATAGCACTGTTGGATATGACTTTATTACGTAAAATAAGAATTAATTACTTTTAAATCAAAAATAGACCGTCTTTGTATATTAATTTATCGTCAGCATAAACT
This window of the bacterium genome carries:
- a CDS encoding GAF domain-containing sensor histidine kinase, which gives rise to MTKENINQIKREKLLWQLIANVRNNIDINEIKKSSVYGLSEVMNLDRCFILEYDENQKPLLIDEFSEYLSAKEKKSMIGVDLEKDYDFEYWTKILIDLYLNKNETILFVGNSHKYLKENNLYGTKLEKFCIDFHWKSGVGYAFFEENKIKMLFVVDFKKTKLYSSKEIEFIRTFVEQIYIALKQSKAIKQIEETAQKEALLRTIIRTIRGNIDINQVKNSIANEIGKLFNADRCHIRLIDQKKNEFLPIDEHSEYLSSTQDKSIIGLITEKTAFLKYFKNAFESNKDFVIPDKEAFLTLDKDALKPVTEVFEMFNIKSFYGFPIFHSDKLMAAIIIMYGKKAVKLNETDITFIKNVASAVGIAIYQSILYEKEKQAVERENLLRKTLEIIRSSLDIEQIKKNIVTQTGKMFDADRCFMRFFDAEKDEFLTTDTEYLSSPEVKSIIGYTFDKRFDNWIKPAHKEGKIVTVKDISELMAEQGVSEQLHLIDVKSGYGVPIIIEGRFAATFVLHYIKKQVVLSEEDLIFLKSIADQAAIAINQAELYEKEKETAEREKLLRKIIETIRTTIDVNEIQKIFVTEIGKLFNADRCFIFELDENKKIHNTTEYLSSSDVKSIISFDKQKEKYWLSEALKEDLLLTDINEYIKEHNLQGTPAYEHVREYNVKSTLTMKIYFANKIIGVIALHYTKAPQTLSSEKLNFFRTISNQLGIALNQAYTYEKEKQTAKREVLSRKIIEIIRSTLDRKEIIHNCVTEIGRTFDAGRCFIYELETGKLEGYVYNYGEYLQSPEEKSISNRLFKSSDLEWISLNIIEKKGFYIPDTQKYLKENNKFGTTVEKHILEFNIKSVIAISLISENEVIGAFVLHFNKTNPISEEEYDLIKTLVKQTEIGIYQAKLYEKEKETAEKERILKEIISEIKLTTNLKQAYNKLLKKITEIFGLNRALFLESSTINPDELNIKYEYVIDRADLSVNNLVFPRVCTNQFLNLIHNLETFIINDIQECYPEYISDFFEKYKIKALLAVPLVKYNKDIKVFGFIVLCAEEIRTWSKYEINLIKTISDSVVSVIWEISKFIETEEMRNTFVLMLAHDINVPLIGEKLALEAIIKTANEKNKEIIKEIIDNNNNISIMLNKSVDIYNYEAGKQKLDFETYEISKILEENIKTLTDYASSKSVKIQLHKIKDSLFVSLDKTEIMKAFFTVIENAIDHSPSGEPVEIKYYEKNNYVITSVHNGGKAISKEMQDKIFKRYEMALAIERKIGAGTGLFLAKKIIEAHNGFIWFKTRPQDGTTFYISLPLCYLE